In Mesorhizobium sp. 113-3-3, a genomic segment contains:
- the ldtR gene encoding transcriptional regulator LdtR: MINSRPAAKTANVSDDRREAIRSLYMESLQLVERLHRRLLDVIKDEFDRNGRSDINAIQALLLFNIGNSELTAGELRSRGYYLGSNVSYNLKKLVDLGFINHQRSRIDRRSVRVSLTPKGNEVADVVAGLYERHVGSIEQVGGINTDEFKQMNRALQRLDRFWNDTIAYRM; encoded by the coding sequence ATGATCAATTCGCGTCCGGCGGCGAAGACCGCCAACGTTTCCGACGATCGCCGCGAGGCTATCCGTTCCCTGTACATGGAATCGCTGCAGCTGGTCGAGCGGCTGCACCGCCGTCTGCTTGATGTCATCAAGGACGAATTCGACCGCAACGGCCGTTCCGACATCAATGCCATCCAGGCGCTGCTGCTCTTCAACATCGGCAATTCCGAGCTGACCGCCGGCGAGCTGCGCTCGCGTGGCTACTATCTCGGCTCGAACGTCTCCTACAATCTGAAGAAGCTGGTCGATCTCGGCTTCATCAACCACCAGCGTTCGCGCATCGACCGCCGTTCGGTCCGCGTCTCGCTGACCCCGAAGGGCAATGAGGTGGCGGACGTGGTCGCCGGTCTCTATGAGCGCCATGTCGGCTCGATCGAACAGGTCGGCGGCATCAACACCGACGAGTTCAAGCAGATGAACCGCGCCCTGCAGCGCCTCGACCGCTTCTGGAACGACACCATCGCCTACCGGATGTAA
- a CDS encoding L,D-transpeptidase family protein, with amino-acid sequence MRTSRRFFLSGASLLAAAMVAGRASAQDVIGDILKSSARGNWDDQFDARASEGGKVASTLPIFSPQTVAFTEQAVAQYQNIVGQGGWVQVPATKKLELGVDDPDVVPLRKRLMVAGDLSQSAGISTAFDSYVDSAVKRFQLRHGLPADGSMGKYTYAAMNVSAQVRLGQLQTNLQRLKEKAGTLGNRYVLVDIPAAQIEAVENDRVVLRHTAIVGKIDRQTPIVNSKINEIIVNPYWNAPVSIVRKDIIPLMRKDPNYLKNSHIRLFAPDGSEVDPMNVDWSTDDAAKYRFRQDPGSENAMASVKINFPSPDGVYMHDTPQQSLFGKMMRFDSSGCVRVQNVRDLVTWILRDTPGWDRQHFEAAIKTGQNTPIQVTNPVPVHFLYLSAWSTGPGVVQFRDDVYALDGASELQITSSL; translated from the coding sequence ATGAGAACCAGCCGCCGCTTTTTCCTTTCCGGAGCCTCGTTGCTCGCCGCCGCCATGGTGGCCGGCCGTGCGAGCGCACAGGATGTGATCGGGGATATCCTGAAATCCTCGGCCCGCGGCAATTGGGACGATCAGTTCGACGCCCGCGCCAGCGAAGGCGGCAAGGTGGCATCGACGCTGCCGATCTTCAGCCCGCAGACCGTTGCGTTCACCGAGCAGGCGGTCGCGCAGTATCAGAACATTGTCGGGCAGGGCGGCTGGGTACAGGTTCCCGCGACGAAGAAACTGGAACTCGGCGTCGATGATCCGGACGTGGTGCCGCTGCGCAAGCGCCTGATGGTTGCGGGCGATCTGTCGCAGAGCGCCGGCATTTCGACGGCCTTCGATTCCTATGTCGACTCGGCCGTCAAGCGGTTCCAGTTGCGCCATGGCCTGCCGGCTGACGGCTCCATGGGCAAATACACCTATGCGGCGATGAATGTTTCGGCGCAGGTCCGGCTCGGCCAGTTGCAGACCAATCTGCAGCGGCTGAAGGAGAAGGCCGGCACGCTCGGCAACCGCTACGTGCTGGTCGACATTCCGGCCGCTCAGATCGAAGCGGTCGAGAATGACCGCGTCGTGCTCCGCCACACCGCTATCGTCGGCAAGATCGATCGCCAGACGCCGATCGTCAATTCCAAGATCAACGAGATCATCGTCAACCCGTACTGGAACGCGCCGGTTTCGATCGTGCGCAAGGACATCATTCCACTGATGCGGAAGGACCCCAACTATTTGAAGAACAGCCATATCCGCCTGTTCGCGCCGGATGGCAGCGAAGTCGATCCGATGAATGTCGACTGGTCGACGGATGATGCGGCCAAGTACCGGTTCCGCCAGGATCCCGGTTCGGAAAACGCCATGGCGTCGGTCAAGATCAACTTCCCGAGCCCGGACGGCGTCTACATGCACGACACCCCGCAGCAGAGCCTGTTCGGCAAGATGATGCGCTTCGATTCCTCGGGCTGCGTGCGCGTCCAGAACGTGCGCGATCTCGTCACCTGGATCCTGCGCGACACGCCCGGTTGGGACCGCCAGCATTTCGAGGCGGCGATCAAGACTGGCCAGAACACGCCGATCCAGGTCACCAACCCGGTGCCGGTGCACTTCCTCTATCTCTCCGCCTGGTCGACCGGACCAGGGGTCGTCCAGTTCCGCGACGACGTCTACGCGTTGGACGGCGCCAGCGAACTGCAGATCACATCTTCGCTGTAA
- the hemB gene encoding porphobilinogen synthase, translating into MNKFTPTKPAGARSVDEITGSRRLRRMRKADWSRRLVQENRVTVDDLIWPIFVVEGRNVREPIAAMPGVFRLSVDLAVKEAERAAKLGIPALATFPNVELGLRDQTGSHILDPENIINRATRAIKDAVPGIGIITDAALDPFTSHGHDGILRDGIIVNDETVEQVAAAAVIQAAAGADIIAPSDMMDGRIGAIRDALDANGFQDVAIMSYATKFASAFYGPYREAVGTAGLLKGDKKTYYIDHANSDEAVREAEQDIAEGADMLMVKPGLPYLDIIRRLKDEFQMPTFAYQVSGEYSMIKAAGANGWIDGEKAMLESLLAFKRAGCDGILTYFAPEVAQMLKG; encoded by the coding sequence ATGAACAAATTCACCCCGACAAAGCCAGCCGGCGCGCGCAGCGTCGACGAAATCACCGGCAGCCGCCGCCTGCGTCGCATGCGCAAGGCCGATTGGTCGCGCCGCCTGGTGCAGGAGAACCGGGTCACCGTCGACGACCTGATCTGGCCGATCTTCGTCGTCGAGGGCAGGAACGTACGCGAGCCGATCGCCGCCATGCCCGGCGTCTTCCGCCTGTCGGTCGATCTCGCTGTCAAGGAGGCCGAACGCGCGGCCAAGCTCGGCATTCCGGCGCTCGCCACCTTCCCCAATGTCGAACTCGGCCTGCGCGACCAGACCGGTTCGCACATTCTCGACCCGGAAAACATCATCAACCGCGCCACCCGCGCCATCAAGGACGCGGTGCCCGGGATCGGCATCATCACCGACGCGGCGCTCGACCCGTTCACCAGCCACGGCCATGACGGCATCCTGCGCGACGGCATCATCGTCAACGACGAAACGGTCGAACAGGTCGCGGCGGCGGCCGTCATCCAGGCAGCGGCCGGCGCCGACATCATCGCGCCGTCCGACATGATGGACGGCCGCATCGGCGCCATCCGCGACGCGCTCGACGCAAACGGCTTTCAGGACGTGGCGATCATGTCCTATGCGACGAAATTCGCCTCGGCCTTCTACGGCCCCTACCGCGAGGCGGTGGGCACCGCCGGCCTGCTCAAGGGCGACAAGAAGACCTATTACATCGACCACGCCAATTCGGACGAGGCGGTGCGCGAGGCCGAGCAGGACATCGCCGAGGGCGCCGACATGCTGATGGTCAAGCCCGGCCTGCCCTATCTCGACATCATCCGCCGGCTGAAGGACGAATTCCAGATGCCGACCTTCGCCTACCAGGTGTCGGGCGAGTATTCGATGATCAAGGCGGCGGGCGCCAATGGCTGGATCGACGGCGAGAAAGCGATGCTGGAATCGCTGCTCGCCTTCAAGCGCGCCGGCTGCGACGGCATCCTGACCTATTTCGCGCCAGAAGTGGCACAGATGCTTAAGGGCTAG
- a CDS encoding helix-turn-helix domain-containing protein → MLSRIMALAEPALASETAEGASTAYFAAMESFGASYLQTRLYRRPTVTLTSASHWAAGGFITRLAPADWPGSPAFDYVCFECNPLLGAIRENRTRYRFSDFAPRGSAQFGTYWDALGEAAINDALCSTSYGADGAIASLHLGFHRRDFTDEESFAIQMAGLVLTERLMDLTTPPPTATVRLTVRERDSLALVAEGKTDWEISVILGIAEATVRFHVDNARRKLGAVNRAQAVARLVNQRLI, encoded by the coding sequence ATGCTGTCACGGATCATGGCACTTGCCGAACCGGCCCTGGCCTCGGAAACGGCCGAGGGCGCAAGCACCGCTTATTTCGCGGCGATGGAAAGCTTCGGCGCTTCGTATCTGCAGACCCGCCTCTACCGAAGGCCGACAGTGACGCTGACCTCGGCCAGCCATTGGGCGGCTGGAGGCTTCATCACGCGGCTGGCGCCGGCGGACTGGCCGGGCAGCCCGGCATTCGACTATGTCTGCTTCGAATGCAATCCGTTGCTGGGCGCGATCCGCGAAAACCGCACGCGCTACCGCTTCTCCGATTTTGCCCCGCGCGGCAGCGCGCAATTCGGTACCTACTGGGACGCGCTCGGCGAGGCGGCGATCAACGACGCGCTTTGTTCCACCTCCTATGGGGCGGATGGCGCCATAGCCTCGCTGCATCTCGGCTTCCACCGGCGCGACTTCACGGATGAAGAGAGTTTTGCCATCCAGATGGCCGGCCTCGTGCTGACCGAACGGCTGATGGATCTGACGACGCCCCCGCCCACCGCCACCGTCCGGCTGACGGTGCGCGAGCGCGACAGCCTGGCGCTTGTCGCCGAAGGCAAGACGGATTGGGAAATCTCGGTCATTCTCGGCATTGCCGAAGCGACGGTGCGCTTCCATGTCGACAATGCCAGGCGCAAGCTCGGCGCCGTCAACCGCGCGCAAGCGGTGGCGCGGCTGGTGAACCAGCGGCTGATCTAA
- a CDS encoding glyoxalase superfamily protein codes for MLAYRDAKTMAKAMREALADRDLTISHSEALEIVARQFGLATWNILSAKIEAPPARQETIIFERIAPIVRIFDIAKAHEFYLGYLGFSVDWEHRYGDNFPLYTQVSRGNLVLHLSEHAGDATPGGNMVVYMRGIRDFHRELAGKGYRYMNPGLEHEDGRLTVEVIDPFSNHIRFMELTDE; via the coding sequence ATGCTTGCCTATCGTGATGCCAAGACCATGGCGAAAGCCATGCGGGAGGCGCTTGCCGACCGCGACCTGACGATCAGCCACAGCGAAGCGCTAGAGATCGTCGCGCGCCAGTTCGGACTGGCGACCTGGAATATCCTTTCGGCGAAGATCGAAGCGCCGCCTGCCAGGCAGGAGACAATCATCTTCGAACGGATAGCACCGATCGTGCGCATCTTCGACATAGCCAAAGCGCACGAATTCTACCTCGGCTATCTCGGCTTCAGCGTGGACTGGGAGCACCGATACGGCGACAACTTCCCGCTTTATACGCAGGTTTCGCGCGGCAACCTTGTCCTGCATTTGTCCGAACATGCCGGCGACGCGACCCCGGGCGGCAACATGGTCGTCTATATGAGAGGCATTCGCGACTTCCACAGGGAACTTGCGGGCAAGGGTTACCGCTACATGAACCCCGGCCTGGAACATGAGGACGGGCGGCTGACGGTCGAGGTCATCGACCCGTTCAGCAACCATATCCGCTTCATGGAACTCACCGACGAATGA
- the nrdR gene encoding transcriptional regulator NrdR — MRCPYCQSEDTQVKDSRPAEDGAAIRRRRVCPDCGGRFTTFERVQLRDLVVVKKSGRKVPFDRDKLLRSVEIAVRKRNVDPERIDRAVTGIVRQLESSGETEVASGEVGRLVMEALKSLDDVAYVRFASVYRNFREAKDFHELLGELKGDEDKSEEEAG; from the coding sequence ATGCGCTGTCCCTATTGCCAGTCCGAAGATACGCAGGTGAAGGATTCGCGCCCCGCCGAGGATGGCGCGGCGATCCGCAGGCGCCGTGTCTGCCCCGATTGCGGCGGCCGCTTCACCACGTTCGAGCGCGTGCAATTGCGCGATCTGGTCGTGGTCAAGAAGTCGGGCCGCAAAGTGCCGTTCGACCGAGACAAGCTGCTGCGCTCGGTCGAGATCGCTGTGCGCAAGCGCAATGTCGACCCCGAACGCATCGACCGCGCGGTGACCGGCATCGTGCGTCAGCTCGAAAGCTCCGGCGAGACGGAAGTGGCCTCCGGCGAAGTCGGCCGGCTGGTCATGGAGGCGCTGAAATCGCTCGATGACGTCGCCTATGTCCGCTTTGCTTCGGTCTACCGCAATTTCCGCGAGGCCAAGGATTTCCACGAATTGCTGGGCGAGTTGAAGGGCGACGAAGACAAGAGTGAAGAGGAAGCCGGCTGA
- a CDS encoding Na+/H+ antiporter, with the protein MQAAIFVLVVLVFVAVSGALVRLVRVPLPVLQIAIGAALAWPVRGIHVEIDPELFLLVFIPPLLFSDAFGAPKRELMALRGPILDLAIGLVFFTIVGFGYALHWLVPSIPLVVAFALAAVLSPTDAVAVSSIVDRNVVPARLMHILEGESLLNDASGLVMFRFAVAAALTGSFSFAAASLSFLYAVAVGILAGVAALFVAAKALQLLNRIGGVPAEAQVLITILLPFVAYLGAEHFGASGILAAVTAGLLTGSTGIFRFLGVSARMQTISLWTTFSFVFNGALFIVLGLQLPEIIRKVPPELSSRHWFLEPVLTVLLLTLCLIALRFVWIWIGDITAGFAARLGKRQAEPFGMRVRLAGSVAGVRGAITLAGILSLPLALQDGSPFPARDLVIFLAAGVIICSLVIASLALPVIARGLVEPGEDAGAAEERMARVGAAKAAIAHLESIAQTDDEGEGDVPGLKLAAANGIVAAYRRRIAASDEADEARAEMREAGRLEIDLRLAGIAAERDAVRAMLRRGDINDHTARALFTEITLTEALLNGRQTRK; encoded by the coding sequence ATGCAAGCCGCCATCTTCGTCCTCGTCGTGCTCGTCTTCGTCGCCGTTTCCGGCGCGCTGGTGCGGCTGGTGCGGGTGCCGCTGCCGGTGCTGCAGATCGCCATAGGTGCTGCCCTTGCCTGGCCGGTGCGCGGCATCCATGTCGAGATCGATCCGGAACTGTTCCTGCTGGTGTTCATTCCGCCGCTGCTGTTCAGCGACGCTTTCGGCGCGCCCAAGCGAGAACTGATGGCGCTGCGCGGGCCGATCCTCGACCTCGCCATCGGCCTCGTCTTCTTCACCATTGTCGGCTTCGGCTATGCCTTGCACTGGCTGGTGCCGAGCATTCCGCTGGTCGTTGCCTTCGCGCTCGCGGCGGTGCTGTCGCCGACCGATGCGGTGGCCGTCTCCTCGATTGTGGACAGGAACGTCGTCCCGGCGCGGCTGATGCACATTCTGGAAGGCGAGTCGCTGCTCAACGATGCGTCGGGCCTGGTGATGTTCCGCTTTGCCGTCGCGGCGGCACTGACCGGCAGTTTTTCCTTTGCCGCCGCCTCGCTGAGTTTCCTCTACGCCGTGGCGGTCGGCATCCTGGCCGGCGTGGCGGCCTTGTTCGTCGCCGCCAAGGCGCTGCAACTCTTGAACCGCATCGGCGGCGTGCCGGCCGAGGCGCAGGTGCTGATCACCATCCTGCTTCCCTTCGTCGCCTATCTTGGCGCCGAGCATTTCGGCGCTTCGGGCATCCTGGCGGCAGTGACCGCCGGCCTCTTGACCGGGAGCACCGGCATATTCCGCTTCCTCGGCGTCTCGGCGCGCATGCAGACGATCTCGCTGTGGACGACGTTTTCCTTCGTCTTCAACGGCGCGCTGTTCATCGTGCTTGGCCTGCAGCTTCCCGAGATCATCCGCAAGGTTCCGCCCGAACTGTCCAGCCGCCATTGGTTTTTGGAACCGGTGCTGACGGTCCTGCTGCTGACCCTTTGCCTGATCGCGCTACGCTTCGTCTGGATCTGGATTGGCGACATCACGGCCGGTTTTGCGGCGCGGCTCGGCAAGCGGCAGGCCGAACCGTTCGGCATGCGCGTGCGGCTCGCCGGTTCGGTGGCGGGCGTGCGCGGCGCCATCACGCTGGCCGGCATATTGTCGCTGCCGCTGGCCTTGCAGGATGGTTCGCCATTCCCCGCGCGCGACCTGGTCATCTTCCTCGCCGCCGGCGTCATCATCTGCTCGCTCGTCATCGCCAGCCTGGCCTTGCCGGTGATCGCGCGCGGACTGGTAGAGCCCGGCGAGGACGCTGGTGCTGCCGAGGAACGCATGGCGCGCGTCGGCGCGGCAAAGGCGGCGATCGCCCACCTCGAAAGCATCGCGCAGACCGATGACGAAGGGGAGGGCGATGTGCCCGGCCTCAAGCTGGCCGCCGCCAACGGCATCGTTGCTGCCTATCGGCGACGCATCGCGGCGTCCGACGAGGCCGACGAGGCACGCGCCGAGATGCGCGAGGCGGGAAGGCTGGAGATCGATCTGAGGCTGGCCGGCATCGCCGCCGAGCGTGACGCCGTGCGCGCCATGCTTCGCCGCGGCGATATCAACGACCACACGGCGCGGGCGCTGTTCACCGAGATCACGCTCACCGAAGCCCTTTTGAACGGCAGGCAGACGCGGAAATAG
- a CDS encoding DUF6163 family protein yields MSEVTSRRVVLQPSTVEVIFAWFQRVIAGYCLLFGILYWIKLIGFYPGSLWRFDLMPVHWQVAAVMLAVFFPFAAAGLWMLASWGPVIWFICAVTETVMYAGFPELFGHRLLIVVSHAAVALLYIVFRVVIWLQKRPVRH; encoded by the coding sequence ATGAGCGAGGTGACGTCGAGACGCGTCGTGCTGCAGCCCTCGACGGTCGAGGTGATCTTCGCCTGGTTCCAGCGCGTCATCGCCGGCTACTGCCTTTTGTTCGGCATCCTGTACTGGATCAAGCTGATCGGCTTCTATCCGGGCTCGCTGTGGCGCTTCGACCTGATGCCGGTGCATTGGCAGGTGGCGGCGGTGATGCTCGCCGTGTTTTTCCCCTTTGCCGCGGCGGGGCTCTGGATGCTGGCCTCGTGGGGGCCGGTGATCTGGTTCATCTGCGCGGTCACCGAGACCGTCATGTATGCCGGTTTTCCCGAGCTTTTCGGTCATCGCCTGCTGATCGTCGTCTCGCATGCGGCGGTGGCGCTGCTCTACATCGTCTTTCGCGTCGTCATATGGCTGCAAAAACGCCCCGTCCGGCACTAA
- a CDS encoding DUF2066 domain-containing protein produces MPGFLRALLLTIGVTIACMAPRDAFAVTTDELYQSQTIVTGQGEVNRQIGFRDCLDRVLVRVSGDRRLPEKPEMAALRDKAGDFVDTFRYHDRLEGIPIHDEQGTHDRPHDLTCLYKPATVDKLLAQLGSKPWPGERPTLAVFFTAEQGARHFVLSAEEKRGETMRESFANATGPLLMHVVFPKAALLAEFGEKGLRTDDMARLDRLAKQTGGTQALAGSIVWSDKELGWIADWRLADQGKTYRWQVRGVSFDEAFRVAIGGAAQILSGNGQP; encoded by the coding sequence ATGCCAGGATTTCTTCGTGCCTTGCTCTTGACGATCGGGGTGACAATCGCCTGCATGGCGCCTCGTGATGCGTTCGCCGTCACGACCGACGAGCTCTACCAATCACAGACCATCGTCACCGGCCAGGGCGAGGTGAACCGCCAGATAGGCTTCAGGGATTGCCTGGACCGGGTCCTGGTCAGGGTCTCAGGCGATCGGCGTCTTCCTGAGAAACCCGAAATGGCGGCCCTTCGCGACAAGGCCGGCGATTTCGTCGACACCTTCCGCTACCACGACCGGCTGGAGGGCATTCCGATCCATGACGAGCAAGGCACGCATGACCGGCCGCACGATCTGACCTGCCTCTACAAGCCCGCCACGGTCGACAAGCTGCTCGCGCAACTCGGCAGCAAGCCCTGGCCTGGCGAGCGACCGACGCTTGCCGTCTTTTTCACCGCCGAACAGGGTGCCCGGCATTTCGTGCTCAGCGCCGAAGAGAAGCGTGGTGAGACGATGCGCGAATCCTTCGCCAATGCCACCGGTCCGCTGTTGATGCATGTGGTGTTTCCGAAGGCAGCGCTGCTGGCCGAATTCGGCGAAAAAGGGCTGCGCACCGACGACATGGCAAGGCTGGATCGCCTGGCCAAACAGACCGGTGGCACACAAGCGCTCGCCGGCAGCATCGTATGGAGCGACAAGGAGCTCGGCTGGATCGCCGACTGGCGGCTGGCCGATCAGGGCAAGACCTATCGCTGGCAGGTCCGCGGCGTCAGCTTCGACGAGGCGTTCCGTGTGGCCATCGGAGGCGCAGCGCAGATTCTTTCGGGCAATGGGCAACCCTGA
- a CDS encoding enoyl-CoA hydratase/isomerase family protein, whose product MDFGGGDEIRFERLGRAGVVTLTRPKALNAITHNMVKALGKALDAWEQDASVNVVVVKAEGRAFSAGGDILQVYEGGRAGKPPVDFFADEYRLNARIARFKKPYVALIDGIVMGGGVGISFHGSHRIMTENAQFAMPEVGIGFFPDVGASHLLPDLGGSFGMYLGLTGARIRYGDALWSGLATHTIKADDQAGLLDELATSNDPNAELRDFFVPAKRETERQDLDSIARHFSQGTLAGIIASLEDAAGGDAFAEKTLAMIRSRSPTSLHIAWREIGAGQTLSMDECMKMEFRILNRMLAGHDFYEGIRAAIIDKGSTPQWRPAKLDAVSAADIDAYFAPLGERELQL is encoded by the coding sequence ATGGATTTTGGTGGCGGCGACGAGATCCGCTTCGAGCGGCTGGGCAGAGCCGGTGTCGTCACGCTGACGCGGCCGAAGGCGCTCAATGCCATCACGCACAACATGGTCAAGGCGCTCGGCAAGGCGCTCGATGCCTGGGAGCAGGATGCGAGCGTCAACGTCGTCGTCGTCAAGGCGGAGGGCAGGGCGTTTTCCGCCGGCGGCGATATCCTGCAGGTCTACGAGGGCGGCCGCGCCGGCAAGCCGCCAGTCGATTTCTTTGCTGATGAATACAGGCTCAACGCCCGCATCGCGCGCTTCAAGAAACCCTATGTCGCGCTGATCGACGGCATCGTCATGGGCGGCGGCGTCGGTATCTCCTTCCATGGCTCACACCGCATAATGACCGAGAATGCGCAGTTCGCCATGCCCGAGGTCGGCATCGGCTTCTTCCCCGATGTCGGTGCCAGCCATCTGCTTCCGGATCTTGGCGGCAGCTTTGGCATGTATCTCGGCTTGACGGGAGCGCGTATCCGTTATGGCGATGCGCTGTGGTCCGGCCTTGCCACGCACACGATCAAGGCCGACGATCAGGCAGGGCTGCTTGACGAGCTGGCGACCAGCAATGACCCGAACGCCGAGTTGCGGGATTTCTTCGTCCCGGCCAAACGCGAGACGGAACGGCAGGACCTTGATTCGATCGCCCGCCATTTTTCGCAAGGCACGCTCGCCGGCATCATCGCCAGTCTTGAGGACGCAGCCGGCGGTGATGCCTTTGCCGAGAAGACACTGGCGATGATCAGAAGCCGCTCGCCGACCAGCCTTCACATTGCCTGGCGCGAGATCGGTGCCGGCCAGACGCTGTCGATGGATGAATGCATGAAGATGGAGTTCCGCATTCTCAACCGCATGCTCGCCGGCCATGATTTCTACGAGGGCATCCGCGCCGCCATCATCGACAAAGGCTCGACCCCGCAATGGCGGCCGGCGAAACTGGATGCGGTGAGCGCGGCCGATATCGATGCCTATTTCGCCCCGCTCGGCGAACGGGAACTCCAGCTATGA
- the glyA gene encoding serine hydroxymethyltransferase has product MATAAAASNKFESFFETTLEDADPEIFGAIRNELGRQRHEIELIASENIVSRAVLEAQGSIMTNKYAEGYPGKRYYGGCQFVDVAEELAIERAKKLFGCNFANVQPNSGSQMNQAVFLALLQPGDTFMGLDLNSGGHLTHGSPVNMSGKWFKVVSYGVRKEDHLLDMDAIEKTAHETRPKLILAGGTAYSRIWDWKRFREIADAVGAYLMVDMAHIAGLVAGGVHPSPLPHAHVVTTTTHKSLRGPRGGMILCNDEEIAKKMNSAVFPGLQGGPLMHVIAAKAVAFGEALKPSFKIYAESVAANAKALASSLKETGLDIVSGGTDNHLMLVDLRPKNATGKRAEAALGRANITCNKNGIPFDPEKPFVTSGVRLGTPAGTTRGFGQAEFREIGKLIAEVLDGLKVANSDEGNAAVEAAVKAKVVALTDRFPLYPYLG; this is encoded by the coding sequence ATGGCAACAGCAGCGGCAGCGTCGAACAAATTCGAATCCTTCTTCGAAACCACGCTGGAAGACGCCGATCCGGAGATTTTCGGCGCCATCCGCAACGAGCTTGGCCGCCAGCGCCATGAGATCGAGCTGATCGCCTCGGAAAACATCGTTTCCCGCGCCGTGCTAGAGGCGCAGGGGTCGATCATGACCAACAAATACGCCGAGGGCTATCCGGGCAAGCGCTACTATGGCGGCTGCCAGTTCGTCGACGTGGCCGAGGAACTGGCCATCGAGCGGGCGAAGAAGCTGTTCGGCTGCAATTTCGCCAACGTCCAGCCAAACTCAGGCAGCCAGATGAACCAGGCGGTGTTCCTGGCGCTGCTGCAGCCCGGCGACACCTTCATGGGCCTCGACCTCAATTCCGGCGGCCATCTCACCCACGGCTCGCCGGTCAACATGAGCGGCAAGTGGTTCAAGGTCGTCTCCTATGGCGTGCGCAAGGAAGACCATCTGCTCGACATGGACGCGATCGAAAAGACCGCGCATGAGACCAGGCCGAAGCTGATCCTGGCCGGCGGCACCGCCTATTCGCGCATCTGGGACTGGAAGCGCTTTCGCGAGATCGCCGATGCGGTCGGCGCCTATCTGATGGTCGACATGGCGCATATTGCGGGCCTCGTCGCCGGCGGCGTGCATCCCTCGCCACTGCCGCACGCCCATGTGGTGACCACCACCACGCACAAGTCGCTGCGCGGCCCGCGCGGCGGCATGATCCTGTGCAACGACGAAGAGATTGCCAAGAAGATGAACTCGGCCGTGTTCCCCGGCCTGCAGGGCGGCCCGCTGATGCATGTCATCGCCGCCAAGGCGGTGGCCTTCGGCGAGGCGCTGAAGCCGAGCTTCAAGATCTATGCCGAGAGTGTCGCCGCCAACGCCAAGGCGCTGGCTTCGAGCCTCAAGGAGACCGGCCTCGACATCGTCTCCGGCGGTACCGACAACCATCTGATGCTGGTCGATCTGCGCCCCAAGAACGCCACCGGCAAGCGCGCCGAGGCCGCTCTTGGCCGCGCCAACATCACTTGCAACAAGAACGGCATTCCCTTCGACCCGGAAAAGCCCTTCGTTACCTCGGGTGTGCGTCTCGGCACGCCGGCCGGCACCACGCGTGGCTTCGGCCAGGCCGAATTCCGCGAGATCGGCAAGCTGATCGCCGAGGTGCTGGATGGTCTCAAGGTCGCTAATTCGGACGAGGGCAATGCCGCGGTCGAGGCGGCGGTCAAGGCCAAGGTTGTGGCGCTGACCGATCGTTTCCCGCTCTATCCTTATCTCGGTTGA
- a CDS encoding GlpM family protein: protein MDIVWKGVVGGLVTALIVWASKRGNVLPGILPLAPTFAVIALLAVGAKGDPGGFRDACLAGMKTIPAYLAFLGACWLFIDKVDYRLAVAGGIAVWLVAALAIFLAPRYL from the coding sequence ATGGATATTGTCTGGAAGGGTGTGGTCGGCGGGCTGGTGACTGCGCTGATCGTCTGGGCGTCCAAGCGCGGCAATGTCCTGCCAGGTATCCTGCCGCTGGCGCCCACCTTTGCCGTCATTGCCTTGCTCGCCGTCGGCGCCAAGGGCGATCCGGGCGGTTTCCGCGATGCCTGCCTTGCCGGAATGAAGACAATTCCCGCCTATCTCGCCTTCCTCGGCGCCTGCTGGCTGTTCATCGACAAGGTCGACTATCGGCTGGCCGTTGCCGGCGGCATCGCTGTCTGGCTGGTTGCCGCGCTGGCAATCTTCCTCGCGCCTCGCTATCTCTGA